The sequence ATCAGCGCCAACCGTCCCTACGAGCTGCTGGGGTCGGGAGCCAACCAGACCGTCGAACAGTTCGGCATCTTCGGCACCCAGGTCCGCGCGACGATCAGCCTGGGCCTGGCCGAGCAGGACCTCGACACCAACAGCCAGTGGCGGTCGGCAGTCGGACGTGTGCTGGCGGCCGCCCGTGGTGCCCGCACCGGCAACGCAGGTCCGGTGCAGTTCGACATCCCGTTGCGTGAACCGCTGGTGCCCGATGCGAGCGTCGGCCCCGACGACGATCTCGGCATCTTCGCCGGCCGTGCCGACGGGCTCCCGTGGACGCAGGCTCCGGTCGGCAAGCTCGATGTGCCGATCCCGATCGATCTGTCGCTCGACACGGTGGTCGTCTCGGGTCATGGCGCCGGTACCCATCCAGCGCTGGCCGGTATCCCGACCGTCGCGGAACCGACTGCCCCGCAAGCGCATACACCGTTGCACCCCCTGGCGCTCGACACTGTGCGACCCCAGCAGGCGATCATCTGCGGGCGTCCCACATTGCACCGCGGTGTCTCGCGACTGCTGGCCGACCCCGAGGTCCGTGTCTACGCGCTGACCACCGGTCCACGCTGGCCGGATGTCTCCGGCAACGTGTTCGCCACCGGCACCCGGGTGGAGCCCGTCGGGGAGCCGCGAGAGGAGTGGCTCAAGGAGTGCGCGGCCGTGCAGCAGCGCGTGCTGGGCGCGGTCGACGCAGAACTCGACGACATGCTCGACGAACCGTCCGCCACCACAGGCCTGCATGTGGCGCGGGTGGTGAGTGCCGCGATGCGACCGGGCGATCAGCTCGTCGTCGGCGCGAGCAACCCGATCCGCGACGTCGCGCTCGCGGGTCGCGTCACCGAGGGTGTGCGGGTGCTGTCGAACCGCGGGGTCGCCGGCATCGACGGCACCAACTCGACGGCCATCGGGGCGGCCCTGGCGCTGGACCGCTCCTCGCCGGGTGCGCACACCATCGCCCTGATGGGCGACCTGACCTTCATCCACGACGTGACCGGGCTGGTGATCGGCCCCAGCGAACCACGACCGTCGTCGTTGCGGATCGTGGTGGCCAACGACGACGGTGGCGGAATCTTCGGCCTGCTGGAGCAAGGCGACCCGCGGTACAACAGCGGCCCGTACACAGGGGCTTACGAGCGGGTCTTCGGCACACCGCATTCCGCTGATCTCGCGTCATTGTGCGCCGGCTTCCACATCCCGCACCGTCGCGTCGCGTTGGGCGACTTGTCGTCGGTGCTGGGCGAACCGGCGCCGTCGGGTGGCGTGGAGGTGGTCGAGGTGACCACTGACCGCACCGCGCTGCGCGATGTCCACGCCGCGATCGCCGCCCGCCTGACGTAACCCCACCCCCCACCCGCCCCCCGCCCCCCGCCCCCGCCCCCAAGGTCCCCCCCGTTCCGGCCGCAGTTTCGGGTTCCGGCTTCGAGCGGAAGCTGCGGCCAGAAGCTGAAGGTGCGGCCAGAAGATTCGCTGGATCCGTCGCTGGATCCGTCGGGTGGGCGGCTGCGTCAAACGGGGTATGGATCTCCATGCAGACGCGTTCGGCTTCGTCCATCGAGCGAAGGCGGTGTTCGTCGACGACTCCGAACTTCGTGGGGCGGTCGCGGACAACGTGTTGGATCGGGTGTGGCGGGGCACTTATCGCGCCACGGATGCGGCGCCGAGCGACCGCGACGAGCAGTATCGGGAGCGGGTGTTCGCGGCGTCACTGGGCGGGGGAGACGAGCGCGTACTCAGCCATTCGTCGGCCGCGGCCGTTCATCGGCTTCCGCTGCTCGAGCCCGATCATCAACTCGTGCATTTCGTGACCACGTCCGGTGGACGAGAGACCC is a genomic window of Gordonia sp. SID5947 containing:
- the menD gene encoding 2-succinyl-5-enolpyruvyl-6-hydroxy-3-cyclohexene-1-carboxylic-acid synthase: MNPSTLQARVIVDEMIRCGVTEAVLCPGSRNAPLAFALHAAEAAGRIRLHVRIDERSAGFLALGLAVSSRQPVPIVMTSGTAVANMSPAVFEANYARVPLVVISANRPYELLGSGANQTVEQFGIFGTQVRATISLGLAEQDLDTNSQWRSAVGRVLAAARGARTGNAGPVQFDIPLREPLVPDASVGPDDDLGIFAGRADGLPWTQAPVGKLDVPIPIDLSLDTVVVSGHGAGTHPALAGIPTVAEPTAPQAHTPLHPLALDTVRPQQAIICGRPTLHRGVSRLLADPEVRVYALTTGPRWPDVSGNVFATGTRVEPVGEPREEWLKECAAVQQRVLGAVDAELDDMLDEPSATTGLHVARVVSAAMRPGDQLVVGASNPIRDVALAGRVTEGVRVLSNRGVAGIDGTNSTAIGAALALDRSSPGAHTIALMGDLTFIHDVTGLVIGPSEPRPSSLRIVVANDDGGGIFGLLEQGDPRYNSGPYTGAYERVFGTPHSADLASLCAGFHIPHRRVALGDLSSVLGEPAPSGGVEVVEVTTDRTALRDVHAAIAARLT